From Pelotomaculum schinkii, the proteins below share one genomic window:
- a CDS encoding sigma 54-interacting transcriptional regulator translates to MSKINYSRDKMLKLLLSRMLKTSNDMVLIIDSRGIVTLVNQKAAKWLGRKKNELAGSRIEELINDIDEIVDALAGKRSLEKEIIVDKTHYLLKFEPIILGRKRNLGGILVCRDISVRKKMEEAYKELDAVLDTSSDSMYITDGEGKTLRINAACNRTTGLEKDVVVGLNVKDIVAKGLFNKSSTLEVLKTKSKVTILQNVTDRVVIVTGTPLFDEQGNIWRVVSSARDITELNRWKNQTEEERRLKDHYYSELVEMRVRQMTRGEGNFIARSAAMQQVVELAMRVARTDSTVLVRGESGVGKEVVTKFIHRNSTRKKSSFMKINCAAIPENLLESELFGYEPGAFTGALKKGKVGLIELANHGTLFLDEIGEMPLALQAKLLQVIQERTFYRVGGTKAIEVDIRIIAATNRDLEKLVVQKKFREDLFYRLNVIPITIPPLRERKDDIVPLLGCFLDKFNKKHQMDKKISNDAFSYLLRYRWPGNIRELENMVEQLVVITPADLIEPQHLPGYIHNLPNPLNKQDKVTVPGVVSLPEAIEEVEKQLFLSAYENCKNTYQTAKMLGVSQPTVVRKLKKYKQNIG, encoded by the coding sequence TTGAGCAAAATCAATTACAGCCGGGACAAGATGCTCAAGCTGCTGTTATCCAGGATGCTAAAGACCAGTAATGACATGGTACTTATCATCGACAGCAGAGGAATAGTTACCCTGGTCAATCAGAAAGCTGCCAAATGGCTGGGGCGCAAAAAGAATGAGCTTGCTGGTTCCAGGATAGAAGAATTGATCAACGATATTGATGAAATTGTGGATGCTTTGGCCGGTAAACGAAGCCTGGAAAAAGAGATAATAGTAGATAAAACCCACTATCTGCTTAAGTTCGAACCCATCATACTGGGGAGAAAAAGAAACCTCGGTGGAATATTGGTTTGCCGGGATATCTCTGTCCGGAAAAAGATGGAAGAAGCTTACAAGGAACTTGATGCAGTTCTTGACACCTCTTCTGACAGTATGTATATCACAGACGGCGAAGGTAAAACCTTGCGGATCAATGCTGCTTGCAACAGGACCACCGGCCTTGAGAAAGATGTAGTGGTCGGATTGAATGTTAAGGATATTGTTGCCAAGGGGTTATTTAATAAATCGAGCACCCTGGAGGTATTGAAAACGAAATCAAAGGTTACGATCCTGCAGAATGTTACAGATCGAGTAGTGATCGTAACCGGGACGCCGCTTTTCGACGAGCAAGGCAATATCTGGCGGGTGGTGAGTAGCGCCAGGGATATCACTGAACTGAACCGGTGGAAAAATCAGACCGAAGAGGAGCGTCGCTTAAAGGACCATTACTATTCGGAACTGGTAGAGATGCGGGTTAGACAGATGACCCGTGGAGAGGGTAATTTCATAGCCCGCTCGGCGGCGATGCAGCAGGTCGTAGAACTGGCCATGAGAGTGGCCCGTACCGATTCCACCGTACTGGTGAGGGGCGAATCGGGGGTCGGCAAGGAAGTGGTAACCAAGTTCATCCACCGGAACAGCACCAGAAAAAAGAGCTCTTTCATGAAGATCAACTGTGCCGCCATCCCGGAAAATCTGCTGGAATCCGAACTTTTCGGCTACGAGCCGGGGGCCTTTACCGGGGCCTTGAAAAAGGGCAAGGTGGGCTTGATCGAACTGGCCAACCACGGGACACTTTTCCTGGATGAGATTGGAGAGATGCCGCTTGCATTACAGGCCAAGCTGCTTCAGGTGATCCAGGAGAGGACCTTCTACCGGGTGGGCGGCACCAAAGCCATTGAGGTCGATATCAGGATCATTGCCGCCACCAATAGAGATCTGGAGAAGCTGGTGGTGCAGAAGAAGTTCCGGGAGGACCTTTTCTACCGGCTCAATGTTATTCCGATTACGATACCGCCGCTGCGGGAACGTAAAGACGATATCGTGCCCTTGTTGGGATGTTTCCTTGACAAGTTCAACAAGAAACACCAGATGGATAAGAAGATCAGCAACGACGCTTTTAGTTATCTGCTCAGGTATCGTTGGCCGGGGAATATCAGGGAATTGGAAAACATGGTTGAGCAGCTGGTAGTGATTACTCCGGCCGATCTGATTGAGCCACAGCATCTCCCGGGTTATATTCATAATCTGCCTAACCCGCTGAACAAGCAGGATAAAGTTACTGTGCCAGGCGTGGTCTCATTGCCGGAGGCGATAGAGGAGGTCGAGAAACAGCTTTTCCTCTCGGCTTACGAGAACTGCAAGAACACCTACCAGACCGCCAAAATGCTCGGTGTAAGCCAGCCTACGGTGGTCAGGAAATTGAAAAAATATAAGCAGAACATCGGTTAG
- a CDS encoding MoaD/ThiS family protein, whose amino-acid sequence MRVRIQVFGELVEYLKSPAGGKMVLDVPEGTDIEKMLAKLGLSSGYVGVVLVNGKFSSRNAMLNHDDQVQIIPQLEGG is encoded by the coding sequence ATGAGAGTAAGGATCCAGGTTTTCGGAGAACTGGTTGAATACCTTAAGAGCCCTGCCGGCGGCAAGATGGTTTTGGATGTTCCCGAAGGAACTGATATCGAAAAAATGCTGGCAAAGCTGGGTCTCTCTTCCGGGTATGTGGGCGTGGTGCTGGTGAACGGAAAGTTCAGCAGTAGGAATGCTATGCTGAACCACGATGATCAGGTCCAGATCATACCGCAGCTGGAGGGGGGCTAA